The Terriglobales bacterium genome window below encodes:
- a CDS encoding DUF6632 domain-containing protein, whose amino-acid sequence MIRERVLKVVLMLVGLLFLAGVYPLLRWQPNQTIEQMLGGIYAALGIFLLLASRNRSVNRGLIAFTTWSTVAHAAIMTLHFHLLCSM is encoded by the coding sequence ATGATTCGAGAACGAGTGCTCAAGGTCGTATTGATGTTAGTGGGGTTGCTCTTTTTGGCAGGTGTTTACCCGCTCTTGAGATGGCAGCCGAATCAGACAATCGAGCAGATGCTCGGCGGCATCTATGCCGCACTGGGGATTTTTCTGCTGCTTGCGTCACGTAACAGGTCAGTGAATCGCGGCTTGATCGCCTTCACGACGTGGTCGACCGTTGCTCACGCAGCCATCATGACACTGCATTTCCACTTGTTATGTTCAATGTAG